A genomic window from Micromonospora sp. WMMA1947 includes:
- a CDS encoding DUF4386 domain-containing protein, producing MDSLRKTSLVAGGFYLLTFVSIPTLTLYAPVREADYILGTTPDTPVVVGGVLEVIVALACIGTAVALYPVLRRQGEARALGFVAARVLEAAGIFIGVASILTLVALRRAGAEPDALVTGRTLVAFYDSVFLLSQALLPAVNALLLGTLLYQSRLVPRVLPLLGLVGAPLLVASDLGTLFGAWDRLSPVAAVAALPIAVWEFSLGVYLVVKGFRPSPVTAGAVEPRPVQDATV from the coding sequence ATGGACTCACTGCGCAAGACGTCGCTGGTCGCGGGCGGGTTCTACCTGCTCACCTTCGTCTCGATCCCGACCCTCACGCTGTACGCCCCGGTACGCGAGGCGGACTACATCCTCGGCACCACGCCGGACACCCCGGTCGTCGTCGGCGGCGTCCTGGAGGTGATCGTCGCCCTCGCCTGCATCGGCACCGCGGTCGCGCTGTACCCGGTGCTCAGGCGGCAGGGCGAGGCGCGGGCGCTGGGCTTCGTCGCCGCCCGCGTGCTGGAGGCCGCCGGCATCTTCATCGGCGTCGCGAGCATCCTGACCCTGGTCGCCCTGCGGCGTGCCGGCGCCGAACCGGACGCGCTGGTCACCGGCCGGACGCTCGTCGCCTTCTACGACTCGGTGTTCCTGCTCAGCCAGGCGCTCCTCCCGGCCGTGAACGCCCTGCTGCTGGGCACCCTGCTCTACCAGTCCCGCCTCGTACCGCGCGTGCTGCCGCTGCTCGGGCTCGTCGGCGCGCCACTGCTCGTCGCCTCCGACCTCGGCACCCTGTTCGGCGCCTGGGACCGGCTGTCTCCGGTGGCGGCGGTCGCCGCGCTGCCCATCGCGGTGTGGGAGTTCTCGCTCGGCGTCTACCTGGTCGTCAAGGGCTTCCGGCCCTCCCCCGTGACGGCCGGCGCGGTCGAGCCCCGCCCGGTCCAGGACGCCACCGTCTGA
- a CDS encoding DoxX family protein, whose protein sequence is MTVVDTTPPPVARGLNRTLWVLQGFLGVFFIVASAAPKLFGETNTVQTFEDMGAAPWFRYFVGLVELAGGIGLLVPRLAGLAAVGLALLMVGAAITQAFILDGGALVLTPVVLFVLFVFIAWGRRHSITRLLGR, encoded by the coding sequence ATGACCGTCGTCGACACCACTCCCCCGCCCGTCGCCCGTGGGCTGAACCGCACGTTGTGGGTGCTCCAGGGCTTCCTCGGCGTCTTCTTCATCGTCGCCTCGGCCGCTCCCAAGCTGTTCGGCGAGACGAACACGGTCCAGACCTTCGAGGACATGGGCGCCGCGCCCTGGTTCCGGTATTTCGTCGGCCTGGTGGAACTGGCCGGTGGCATCGGGCTGCTGGTGCCGCGGCTGGCGGGTCTGGCCGCCGTCGGGCTCGCGCTGCTCATGGTCGGCGCCGCGATCACCCAGGCGTTCATCCTGGACGGCGGCGCGCTGGTGCTCACCCCCGTGGTGTTGTTCGTGCTGTTCGTGTTCATCGCGTGGGGCCGCCGCCACTCGATCACCCGGCTCCTCGGACGCTGA
- a CDS encoding FmdB family zinc ribbon protein yields MATFEYRCPQDGNFDVAMPIGTAGPSTSCPRCGRPATRVFSAPRLARMPAALREAVDRTERSAEQPEVVGRVPGGRPARRSTNPAHARLPRW; encoded by the coding sequence ATGGCCACCTTCGAGTACCGCTGCCCGCAGGACGGCAACTTCGACGTCGCGATGCCGATCGGCACCGCGGGCCCGTCGACGAGCTGCCCCCGGTGCGGACGCCCGGCGACACGGGTGTTCTCCGCGCCCCGGCTCGCCCGCATGCCGGCGGCGCTGCGCGAGGCCGTCGACCGGACCGAGCGCAGCGCGGAACAGCCGGAGGTGGTCGGGCGGGTACCCGGCGGTCGCCCGGCGCGCCGCTCGACGAATCCGGCCCACGCCCGCCTGCCCCGATGGTGA
- a CDS encoding cellulose binding domain-containing protein: MAAVSSSSLFRRLRPGLPAAVLSAAVLVTALSAAPSAGAGTAYPAAAPAPGGAAVPLADPTGTVTPTSTPRTPDPPSTTPFPPSAPTNLAATQVRTTSVTLTWTAATRGCCPVVGYDITYYQAFSDVIYSVSLGDVTTVTITNYIQPGQQYSFRVSARDGDGRRSPATDELKVVTPVTDTGPDTTPPSAPQNLTVSEVPGSAATLSWAPSTDNVGVLGYNIYRFDGWFTSTLVATVPGTTYTGPLPPSTPLRTLYYVRARDAAGNVSIASNTVAAPTTSTPPPPPPSTCRVTYRNQSEWPGGFVAAVTVQNTGTAPVDGWIVTFGFPGDQQVTNAWNATVGQTGATVTARNVDWNRVIAPDGSATFGFQGRWGASDAPPTAFSLNGAPCTVG, from the coding sequence ATGGCTGCCGTCTCGTCGTCCTCGCTGTTCCGCCGCCTGCGGCCGGGTCTGCCGGCCGCCGTGCTGTCGGCCGCGGTACTGGTCACCGCCCTGAGCGCCGCGCCGTCGGCCGGCGCCGGCACCGCGTACCCCGCTGCCGCACCGGCGCCCGGCGGCGCCGCGGTGCCCCTCGCGGACCCGACCGGGACTGTGACGCCCACGTCGACGCCCAGGACGCCCGACCCGCCCAGCACCACGCCGTTCCCGCCGAGCGCGCCCACGAACCTGGCCGCCACCCAGGTGCGGACCACGTCGGTCACCCTCACCTGGACGGCCGCCACGCGCGGCTGCTGCCCCGTCGTCGGGTACGACATCACCTACTACCAGGCTTTCAGCGACGTGATCTACAGCGTCAGCCTCGGCGACGTCACCACCGTGACGATCACCAACTACATCCAGCCGGGCCAGCAGTACTCGTTCCGGGTGTCGGCCCGCGACGGCGACGGCCGCCGTTCGCCCGCCACCGACGAGCTGAAGGTGGTTACTCCGGTGACCGACACCGGCCCGGACACCACCCCGCCGAGCGCGCCGCAGAACCTCACGGTCAGCGAGGTGCCCGGCTCCGCCGCCACGCTGTCCTGGGCGCCGTCGACGGACAACGTCGGCGTGCTCGGGTACAACATCTACCGGTTCGACGGCTGGTTCACCTCGACGCTCGTCGCCACCGTGCCGGGGACCACGTACACCGGGCCGCTGCCCCCGTCGACGCCGCTGCGCACCCTGTACTACGTGCGGGCCCGGGACGCCGCCGGCAACGTGTCGATCGCCTCCAACACGGTCGCCGCGCCCACGACGTCCACTCCGCCGCCACCGCCGCCCTCGACCTGCCGGGTGACCTACCGGAACCAGTCCGAGTGGCCCGGCGGTTTCGTCGCCGCGGTGACGGTCCAGAACACCGGGACGGCGCCGGTCGACGGCTGGATCGTCACGTTCGGATTCCCCGGCGACCAGCAGGTCACCAACGCCTGGAACGCCACAGTAGGGCAGACCGGCGCCACGGTGACCGCCCGCAACGTCGACTGGAACCGGGTCATCGCGCCGGACGGATCCGCGACCTTCGGCTTCCAGGGCCGGTGGGGCGCCAGCGACGCGCCGCCGACCGCGTTCTCGCTCAACGGCGCGCCCTGCACTGTCGGCTGA
- a CDS encoding glucose 1-dehydrogenase — MDTTRNTEGLLAGKVAFITGAGRGIGAAAARLFAAEGARVLLAARTEEQLKAVTEQVRAAGGTAEYVLCDLADAASVRAAVDRTVEVYGRLDVAFNNGATIVPPGPMDRVREEDFDHIYTVNLKGPWLAMVAEVAAIRATAGTGAIVNNSSVGSLMGNPALPAYGAMKRAVNSLTESAAITYGPEGIRVNAIAPGSTLTEMMRSWDAESPGIIDRLAAASPLRRAAEPDEIAQAAAWLLSDRASFVTGTVLRVDGGARA; from the coding sequence ATGGACACCACACGGAACACTGAGGGCCTGCTCGCAGGCAAGGTCGCCTTCATCACCGGCGCCGGGCGCGGCATCGGCGCCGCGGCGGCCCGGCTGTTCGCCGCCGAGGGCGCCCGGGTGCTGCTCGCCGCCCGGACCGAGGAGCAGTTGAAGGCGGTCACCGAGCAGGTCCGGGCCGCGGGCGGCACCGCCGAGTACGTGCTCTGCGACCTGGCCGACGCGGCGAGCGTGCGCGCCGCCGTGGACCGCACGGTCGAGGTGTACGGCCGCCTCGACGTCGCCTTCAACAACGGCGCGACGATCGTGCCGCCCGGACCGATGGACCGGGTACGCGAAGAGGACTTCGACCACATCTACACCGTCAACCTCAAGGGGCCGTGGCTCGCCATGGTCGCCGAGGTCGCCGCGATCCGGGCCACCGCCGGCACCGGCGCGATCGTGAACAACTCCAGCGTCGGCAGCCTGATGGGCAACCCCGCGCTGCCCGCGTACGGGGCGATGAAGCGGGCGGTGAACAGCCTCACCGAGTCCGCGGCGATCACCTACGGGCCGGAGGGCATCCGCGTCAACGCGATCGCCCCGGGCAGCACGCTCACCGAGATGATGCGCTCCTGGGACGCGGAGTCGCCCGGCATCATCGACCGGCTCGCCGCCGCCAGCCCGTTGCGCCGGGCCGCCGAACCGGACGAGATCGCCCAGGCCGCCGCGTGGCTGCTCAGCGACCGCGCCTCCTTCGTCACCGGCACGGTGCTGCGGGTCGACGGCGGCGCGCGGGCCTGA
- a CDS encoding helix-turn-helix transcriptional regulator — MDRRELAVFLRSRRERIAPADVGLPAGQRRRTPGLRREEAARLAFISTEYYTRLEQGRGPRPSREVLAGLARALRLSDAERDHLHHLAGESPAPPPGPPREVRQSVLDLLHRLPQAAAFVTSATFEVIAWNDLAAALMEDFSAVPRRDRNLVRRAFLGPHLMYGVSDASEFARHSVGRLRAAAARYPDDPEMAALIADLLAGSEEFARLWASHDVGGARTLSKTFRHPLVGPVTVNCDVLDITDRDQQVVIYTATPGSPSEEALRLLSVIGTQRMTVEH, encoded by the coding sequence GTGGACCGACGTGAGCTGGCAGTGTTCCTGCGCAGCAGGCGGGAGCGGATCGCCCCGGCCGACGTGGGCCTGCCCGCCGGGCAGCGCCGCCGCACGCCGGGGCTGCGCCGCGAGGAGGCGGCGCGGCTGGCGTTCATCTCGACCGAGTACTACACCCGGCTGGAACAGGGGCGGGGTCCGCGTCCGTCGCGGGAGGTGCTGGCCGGGCTGGCCCGCGCGCTGCGGCTGTCCGACGCAGAACGCGACCACCTCCACCACCTGGCCGGGGAGTCGCCCGCGCCGCCGCCCGGGCCACCCCGGGAGGTACGCCAGAGCGTGCTGGACCTGCTGCACCGGCTGCCGCAGGCGGCGGCGTTCGTGACCTCGGCGACGTTCGAGGTGATCGCCTGGAACGACCTCGCGGCGGCCCTCATGGAGGACTTCTCCGCGGTGCCCCGGCGGGACCGCAACCTGGTCCGCCGGGCCTTCCTCGGCCCGCACCTGATGTACGGCGTGTCGGACGCGAGCGAGTTCGCCCGCCACTCGGTCGGGCGGCTGCGCGCCGCCGCGGCCCGCTATCCGGACGACCCGGAGATGGCCGCGCTGATCGCGGACCTGCTCGCCGGCAGCGAGGAGTTCGCCCGCCTGTGGGCCTCCCACGACGTCGGCGGCGCGCGGACGCTGAGCAAGACGTTCCGGCACCCGCTGGTCGGGCCGGTGACCGTCAACTGCGACGTCCTCGACATCACCGACCGCGACCAGCAGGTGGTCATCTACACCGCCACGCCCGGCTCCCCCTCGGAGGAGGCGCTGCGGCTGCTCTCCGTGATCGGCACCCAGCGGATGACCGTCGAGCACTGA
- a CDS encoding cellulose-binding domain-containing protein produces MTILRARPLVAAVAALAAVTAAGTALLTGPAAAAQGCRVDYTPNQWPGGFTANIKVSPGDTAVSGWTVTWTYAGDERVTNGWNATVSQSGSTVTARNVSYNGTIPAGGSTEFGVQGTYGTAGGAPTGFSLNGVPCNGAGPTTPPPTTPPPTTTVPTTAPPPTTAPPTTAPPTTPPPTTPPPTTPPPTTPPPSGCAGAVLCDGFENQTGPTPSGDWSVVSPDCSGAGTATIDTTTTHSGSRAVRINGAAGYCNHVFVRTTKNLSGLGSIRYARIWVRHTTAQPTDHTTMITMADAADGNRDLRLGGQNGALQWNRASDDATLPEQSPAGVAQSVPLPTNRWACLEFMVDGSAGQLRTWLDGVAVTGLTADGVPTHDIDGQWYNRTWRPQLTDLKLGWESYGGGADTLWYDDVAMGSTRIGC; encoded by the coding sequence ATGACGATTCTCCGCGCCCGCCCGCTCGTGGCGGCCGTCGCCGCGCTGGCCGCCGTCACCGCGGCCGGTACGGCCCTGCTCACCGGCCCGGCCGCAGCCGCACAGGGCTGCCGGGTCGACTACACCCCCAACCAGTGGCCCGGCGGGTTCACCGCGAACATCAAGGTGTCACCGGGCGACACAGCCGTCTCCGGCTGGACCGTCACCTGGACGTACGCCGGTGACGAGCGCGTCACGAACGGCTGGAACGCCACGGTCAGCCAGTCCGGGTCGACGGTGACCGCCCGCAACGTGTCGTACAACGGCACCATTCCGGCCGGCGGCTCGACCGAGTTCGGCGTGCAGGGCACGTACGGCACCGCCGGCGGCGCGCCGACCGGGTTCAGCCTGAACGGCGTACCGTGCAACGGCGCCGGCCCGACCACGCCGCCGCCCACCACGCCGCCGCCCACCACGACGGTGCCGACGACGGCGCCGCCGCCCACGACCGCGCCGCCCACGACGGCCCCTCCGACCACCCCGCCGCCCACGACGCCGCCTCCCACGACGCCGCCGCCGACCACCCCGCCGCCGAGCGGGTGCGCGGGGGCGGTGCTCTGCGACGGCTTCGAGAACCAGACCGGTCCGACGCCGTCGGGTGACTGGAGCGTGGTGAGCCCGGACTGCTCCGGTGCCGGCACGGCCACCATCGACACGACCACCACGCACAGCGGCAGCCGCGCGGTACGGATCAACGGCGCCGCCGGGTACTGCAACCACGTCTTCGTCCGCACCACGAAGAATCTCAGCGGCCTCGGCAGCATCAGGTACGCCCGGATCTGGGTGCGGCACACCACCGCTCAGCCCACCGACCACACCACGATGATCACGATGGCTGACGCCGCCGACGGGAACCGGGATCTGCGGCTCGGCGGCCAGAACGGCGCGCTGCAGTGGAACCGCGCGTCCGACGACGCCACGCTGCCCGAGCAGAGCCCGGCCGGGGTGGCGCAGAGCGTGCCGCTGCCCACCAACCGCTGGGCCTGCCTGGAGTTCATGGTGGACGGTTCCGCCGGTCAGCTGCGTACCTGGCTGGACGGCGTCGCCGTGACCGGGCTGACCGCCGACGGCGTACCGACGCACGACATCGACGGCCAGTGGTACAACCGCACCTGGCGACCGCAGCTCACCGACCTGAAGCTGGGCTGGGAGAGCTACGGCGGCGGCGCCGACACCCTCTGGTACGACGACGTGGCGATGGGCTCCACCCGCATCGGCTGCTGA
- a CDS encoding sensor histidine kinase — translation MAETLGRQRELRWNRAWALIPYPLLLLACAVSVTVDEVAQGDRLASAAIAAGLALWHWWFVLFHPQWCERRSLTMVVYYAGVVGCTVVLVLRSDALQLFIPACYLLAFVALPGWWAYPGVVAASAPALVVSGANAGSLLINLGVVTPLAAGVGAMIRAMEREAVRRRKANDRLAASMAENTRLHQLLTAQAREAGVAEERARLAREIHDTAAQGLTAIVMQLETIDDVPSGQARRRLDTARSLARTSLDEVRRSIDALRPGPLQDARLCDATRQAVAAWSEQYDVATSFTVTGTPLPAHSEVDVTVLRAVQEALSNVGRHARAERVHVTLSYMRMSSCLTYATTGAFAAEHSGGFGLTALRQRAEALAGSVDIESSPGAGTALSVTVPVIEAAR, via the coding sequence GTGGCGGAGACCCTCGGCCGGCAGCGGGAGCTGCGGTGGAATCGGGCGTGGGCGCTGATTCCGTACCCCTTGTTGCTGCTGGCGTGCGCGGTGTCCGTCACCGTCGACGAGGTCGCCCAGGGGGACCGCCTGGCCTCGGCGGCGATCGCCGCCGGGCTCGCCCTGTGGCACTGGTGGTTCGTCCTGTTCCATCCGCAGTGGTGCGAGCGCAGGTCATTGACGATGGTGGTCTACTACGCGGGCGTGGTCGGGTGCACCGTCGTGCTGGTGCTGCGCAGTGACGCGCTCCAGCTGTTCATCCCTGCCTGCTACCTGCTGGCGTTCGTGGCGCTGCCAGGCTGGTGGGCGTACCCGGGCGTGGTCGCCGCAAGCGCACCGGCGCTCGTGGTGTCCGGCGCGAACGCCGGGTCGCTCCTGATCAACCTGGGGGTCGTGACGCCGCTGGCCGCTGGGGTGGGCGCGATGATCCGGGCCATGGAACGGGAGGCGGTCCGGCGGCGGAAGGCCAACGACCGGCTGGCCGCCTCGATGGCCGAGAACACCCGGCTGCATCAACTGCTGACGGCTCAGGCCAGGGAGGCGGGCGTCGCCGAGGAGCGGGCCCGGCTCGCCCGGGAGATCCACGACACCGCCGCCCAAGGGCTGACCGCAATCGTCATGCAGCTGGAGACGATCGACGACGTCCCCTCGGGCCAGGCGCGCCGCCGGTTGGACACCGCCCGCTCCCTGGCTCGTACGAGCCTGGACGAGGTGCGCCGGTCGATCGACGCACTGCGCCCCGGGCCGCTGCAGGACGCCCGGCTCTGCGACGCCACGCGACAGGCCGTGGCAGCCTGGAGCGAGCAGTACGACGTGGCCACGAGCTTCACCGTGACCGGCACCCCGCTGCCCGCGCACTCGGAGGTCGACGTGACGGTGCTGCGCGCGGTCCAGGAAGCGCTGTCGAACGTGGGACGGCACGCGCGGGCCGAGCGCGTCCACGTCACCTTGTCCTACATGAGGATGTCCTCGTGCTTGACGTACGCGACGACGGGAGCCTTCGCCGCGGAGCACTCCGGAGGGTTCGGGCTGACCGCGCTGCGCCAGCGCGCCGAGGCCCTGGCCGGCTCGGTGGACATCGAGTCGTCCCCGGGCGCCGGCACCGCGCTCAGTGTCACGGTGCCGGTGATCGAGGCGGCCCGGTGA
- a CDS encoding SRPBCC family protein, translating into MLIRRPAAEVFEAFADPAVTTRFWFTRSSGRLEPGATVTWDWEMYGVSTVVTVKDVEENRRILVEWDPESPTRVEWRFLPGDGDTTLVRVTESGFAGTADQAVSKAIDSMGGFTMVLCACKALLEQGVLLNAVGDAHPSGFED; encoded by the coding sequence ATGCTCATCCGCCGGCCCGCCGCCGAGGTCTTCGAAGCGTTCGCCGATCCGGCGGTGACCACGAGGTTCTGGTTCACCAGGAGCAGCGGCCGGCTGGAACCCGGCGCCACCGTCACCTGGGACTGGGAGATGTACGGCGTCTCCACCGTCGTGACAGTGAAGGACGTGGAGGAGAACCGCCGCATCCTGGTCGAGTGGGATCCCGAGTCCCCCACCCGGGTCGAGTGGCGATTCCTGCCCGGTGACGGCGACACCACGCTGGTCCGGGTCACCGAGAGCGGCTTCGCCGGCACCGCCGACCAGGCCGTCAGTAAGGCGATCGACTCGATGGGCGGGTTCACCATGGTGCTCTGCGCCTGCAAGGCGCTGCTGGAGCAGGGTGTGCTGCTGAACGCGGTCGGAGACGCCCACCCGTCCGGATTCGAGGACTGA
- a CDS encoding DUF6745 domain-containing protein has protein sequence MSAPTRRDDAAKIPHDLWQQAVRIRQEWLDHALSTQTADRPTAERCLTAVYARASRPRPRFEWVDSPAKALSLVSGWPTLDQLHERVRAVRPPRTPMPASDIAMVVSQLRGVLSAGVAHTDPELSPARTGKAKEPWPELAPLRALDSGVPLAVVLHQGVRRALHRSLAHGFYLPVRAALASDGPVPVCWYGQQDASWIAYYDVLRRLGLARYGPDESGHLDTWADLARSCGWWWPGEEVCVVVDRPETIRTEPVPGAPHDRIRLRPGGLRYRDGWQPRLGGAGAEPADGASVRAQTLIG, from the coding sequence ATGAGCGCCCCCACGCGGCGCGACGACGCCGCGAAGATCCCGCACGATCTGTGGCAGCAGGCAGTCCGGATCCGCCAGGAATGGCTCGACCACGCCCTGTCCACACAGACGGCCGACCGGCCGACCGCCGAGCGCTGCCTGACCGCCGTCTACGCGAGGGCGTCGCGGCCCCGGCCCCGGTTCGAATGGGTCGACTCGCCGGCCAAGGCACTTTCTCTGGTCAGCGGCTGGCCCACCCTCGACCAGCTGCACGAGCGCGTCCGGGCGGTACGGCCGCCCCGGACGCCGATGCCGGCGAGCGACATCGCCATGGTCGTCTCCCAGCTCCGGGGCGTGCTCAGCGCGGGCGTCGCGCACACCGATCCCGAGCTGTCCCCCGCGCGTACCGGTAAGGCCAAGGAGCCCTGGCCCGAGCTGGCGCCGCTCCGGGCTCTCGACAGCGGCGTACCGCTCGCGGTCGTGCTGCACCAGGGCGTCCGCCGGGCACTTCACCGGAGTCTCGCGCACGGGTTCTACCTGCCGGTGCGTGCGGCGCTCGCGAGCGACGGCCCGGTGCCGGTGTGCTGGTACGGGCAGCAGGACGCGTCCTGGATCGCCTACTACGACGTGCTGCGCCGGCTCGGTCTCGCCCGGTACGGGCCGGACGAGTCCGGACACCTCGACACCTGGGCCGACCTGGCCCGCTCCTGCGGCTGGTGGTGGCCGGGGGAGGAGGTCTGCGTCGTCGTGGACCGGCCGGAGACGATCCGGACCGAACCGGTCCCCGGTGCGCCCCACGACCGGATCCGGCTGCGACCCGGCGGGTTGCGCTATCGCGACGGCTGGCAACCACGGTTGGGCGGCGCGGGTGCCGAGCCGGCTGACGGGGCATCCGTACGGGCGCAGACCTTGATTGGATAG
- a CDS encoding glycosyl hydrolase 53 family protein: MSTPHRRRRTLAGAVTAVVLALTTTIGGTPAPVAAANTLVMRGADVSSLQRSLDLGAKYYDAGGVARDPLDILRSAGANYVRLRVWNNPASGYNNKSKVLAQARVAKAKGLKVLIDFHYSDTWADPGKQYKPAAWAGHSLSQLRNDVYTFTYDVCAALRGQGTLPDSVQIGNEINVGMLWNEGKVVNNDFAPLAGLLKQGYNAVKACGGGIPVMIHTANADSNANARWFYDGIRAQGVQWDMTALSYYCVWHGSLANLYNNIVDLRNRYGKPVVIVETAYPFTRADADGQPNVIAGDATCDGISATWAGQAQQFDWVQNTARNAGAIGVFYWEPTWYAVPGNGWDPANINGTGNGWDNMALFDWYGRVNPGVRWTP; encoded by the coding sequence GTGAGCACACCGCATCGCCGCCGCCGGACCCTGGCCGGGGCCGTCACGGCCGTCGTCCTCGCCCTCACCACCACGATCGGGGGTACGCCGGCGCCCGTCGCCGCCGCGAACACGCTCGTCATGCGGGGCGCGGACGTCTCCTCGTTGCAGCGCAGCCTGGACCTGGGGGCGAAGTACTACGACGCCGGCGGGGTCGCCCGCGATCCGCTGGACATCCTCCGGTCCGCCGGCGCCAACTACGTCCGGCTGCGCGTCTGGAACAACCCGGCCAGCGGCTACAACAACAAGAGCAAGGTGCTGGCCCAGGCACGCGTCGCGAAGGCCAAGGGCCTCAAGGTGCTGATCGACTTCCACTACTCCGACACCTGGGCCGACCCCGGCAAGCAGTACAAGCCGGCCGCCTGGGCCGGGCACAGCCTCAGTCAGCTGCGCAACGACGTGTACACCTTCACCTACGACGTCTGCGCCGCCCTGCGGGGGCAGGGCACCCTGCCGGACAGCGTGCAGATCGGTAACGAGATCAACGTCGGGATGCTGTGGAACGAGGGCAAGGTCGTGAACAACGACTTCGCCCCGCTGGCCGGGCTGCTGAAGCAGGGCTACAACGCGGTGAAGGCGTGCGGCGGCGGTATCCCCGTCATGATCCACACCGCGAACGCGGACAGCAACGCCAACGCCAGGTGGTTCTACGACGGCATCCGCGCCCAGGGTGTGCAGTGGGACATGACCGCCCTGTCGTACTACTGCGTGTGGCACGGCAGCCTGGCGAACCTCTACAACAACATCGTCGACCTGCGGAACCGCTACGGGAAGCCGGTGGTGATCGTGGAGACCGCGTACCCCTTCACCCGGGCCGACGCGGACGGCCAGCCGAACGTCATCGCCGGCGACGCCACCTGCGACGGCATCAGCGCGACCTGGGCCGGACAGGCCCAGCAGTTCGACTGGGTCCAGAACACCGCCCGCAACGCCGGCGCCATCGGGGTCTTCTACTGGGAACCCACCTGGTACGCCGTCCCCGGCAACGGCTGGGACCCGGCGAACATCAACGGCACCGGGAACGGGTGGGACAACATGGCCCTCTTCGACTGGTACGGGCGGGTGAACCCGGGGGTGCGCTGGACGCCCTGA
- the fmdA gene encoding formamidase, with product MPELLFPLDSAKRFTDQEKVGHNRWHPDIPPVATVRPGQSFRVHCREWFDGAIHNDDSAEDIRDAPLTRVHALSGPFAVEGAEPGDLLMVDILDMGPIPQESGPLAGQGWGYTGIFPKNNGGGFLTEQFPDAYKAVWDFSGRKATSRHIPGVSFTGIAHPGLMGTAPSASLLATWNQREGALIATAPDRVPPLALPPEPQDAILGSLTGADFDRVAAEAARTAPPRENGGNQDIKNFTVGSRVFYPVFVPGANLSLGDLHFSQGDGEITFCGAIEMGGFVDLHVDLIKNGMQTYGVAENTIFMPGDTPPQYSQWLAFSGLSVTLDGEQRYLDSQLAYQRACLHAIDYLTRFGYQPEQAYLLLGAAPIEGRLSGVVDIPNSCATVYLPTEIFDFDIRPSASGPTRIDPGKGAPKATMS from the coding sequence GTGCCTGAACTGCTGTTCCCCCTCGACTCCGCGAAGAGGTTCACCGACCAGGAGAAGGTCGGGCACAACCGCTGGCATCCCGACATCCCGCCCGTGGCGACGGTCCGGCCCGGACAGTCGTTCCGTGTCCACTGCCGCGAGTGGTTCGACGGCGCGATCCACAACGACGACTCCGCCGAGGACATCCGGGACGCTCCGCTGACCCGGGTCCACGCGCTCAGCGGCCCGTTCGCGGTCGAGGGCGCCGAACCGGGCGACCTGCTCATGGTCGACATCCTCGACATGGGCCCGATCCCGCAGGAGTCCGGCCCGCTGGCCGGCCAGGGCTGGGGTTACACGGGCATCTTCCCCAAGAACAACGGCGGCGGCTTCCTGACCGAGCAGTTCCCCGACGCGTACAAGGCGGTCTGGGACTTCTCGGGGCGCAAGGCCACTTCCCGCCACATCCCCGGGGTCTCGTTCACCGGGATCGCCCATCCGGGGCTGATGGGCACCGCCCCGTCCGCGTCGCTGCTGGCCACCTGGAACCAGCGGGAGGGTGCGCTGATCGCCACCGCGCCCGACCGGGTGCCGCCCCTGGCCCTGCCTCCGGAGCCGCAGGACGCGATCCTCGGCAGCCTCACCGGCGCCGACTTCGACCGGGTGGCCGCGGAGGCGGCGCGGACCGCTCCGCCCCGGGAGAACGGCGGGAACCAGGACATCAAGAACTTCACCGTCGGCAGCCGGGTCTTCTATCCGGTGTTCGTGCCGGGAGCCAACCTGTCCCTCGGCGACCTGCACTTCTCCCAGGGCGACGGAGAGATCACGTTCTGTGGCGCCATCGAGATGGGCGGCTTCGTCGACCTGCACGTCGACCTGATCAAGAACGGCATGCAGACGTACGGCGTCGCCGAGAACACGATCTTCATGCCGGGTGACACCCCGCCGCAGTACTCCCAGTGGCTGGCCTTCTCCGGGCTGTCGGTCACCCTCGACGGCGAACAGCGGTACCTCGACTCGCAGCTCGCCTACCAGCGCGCCTGCCTGCACGCCATCGACTACCTGACCCGGTTCGGCTACCAGCCGGAACAGGCGTACCTGCTGCTCGGTGCCGCACCGATCGAAGGGCGGCTCTCCGGCGTGGTGGACATCCCCAACTCCTGCGCGACCGTCTACCTGCCGACCGAGATCTTCGACTTCGACATCCGCCCCTCGGCCTCCGGTCCGACCCGGATCGACCCGGGCAAGGGCGCCCCGAAGGCCACCATGAGCTGA